One Pirellulales bacterium genomic window, ACAACTGCGAATCCTTTAGCGCCAATAACTCAGGATGGGGAAACGCCACGTCGCAAGCACGGGCAATCGCCCGGCGATAACTGGCCACGCTGTAGCAGTCGCCGGGGGCGCGCTTGGGCCGGGCCTTCCGCCGCTGGCCGGGCTTCGTGCCGCACGATAGCGGAGTCTTACGGGCCGCATGCACTGCCGCCCGCCGCTTGGCTTCCGAGTCGCACGGGCGGAAGCAATGGGCCTGCGGATCGCGGGCCAGATAGCGGAGCAAAATGTCCTGCGCTTGGGGACCGATAAAGACGACCCGCTCTTTTCCTTGATGGGCCGTCTTGTGTTTGCTCGGCTTGTAAATCCAAACGTCGGCGGAGCGGTGCAAGTCGATCGGCCGCAACTGACATAGTTCAGCCGGCCTCATTCCGGTTAGCCGCTGTAGTCGGATCATATCGGCAATCACGTCGGGCAAGTGGGGCAACGTGGCGTCGATCGTGATATCATCGACCGGGAGCACGGGGTTCGTTTCCCTCGCTTCGCTTCGCCCCTTGCGAAGCCCGTTGACACTGGCCAGCGCCTGATAGACGGGCGCGGGAATCAACTCTTGGGACACTCCCCAACGAAACATCCGCTTAATGCGGCTGGAGTGCTGATTGATCGTAGTGCGGGCCAGGCCGTCATCGGACATCCGCTGCATGACGGCCTGCAGCGCGATCGGGCCGAACTCGGAGCACGGCTTGCGGCCGTAGAGAAGTTTCACGCCGCGCATGGCGGAGCGGATCGCGTGAATTT contains:
- a CDS encoding site-specific integrase — encoded protein: MPKLIRTVPTYQKHRASGQAVVSLNGRDFYLGPHGTKASRIEYDRLIGEWLRQGRQIQPDSEAHGLTVVELLAAYLHFANRYYRTGNRPTTEIHAIRSAMRGVKLLYGRKPCSEFGPIALQAVMQRMSDDGLARTTINQHSSRIKRMFRWGVSQELIPAPVYQALASVNGLRKGRSEARETNPVLPVDDITIDATLPHLPDVIADMIRLQRLTGMRPAELCQLRPIDLHRSADVWIYKPSKHKTAHQGKERVVFIGPQAQDILLRYLARDPQAHCFRPCDSEAKRRAAVHAARKTPLSCGTKPGQRRKARPKRAPGDCYSVASYRRAIARACDVAFPHPELLALKDSQLSDKQRAELRQWQDDHRWAPNQLRHTAATDIRRQFGLEAAQITLGHSQANTTQIYAERDMQKGIEVARRIG